The genome window GAACAGAGCTTTGGGATGCTAATGGAAGAATTTGGGGATGGATTGAAGGCCCTGTGGTGAATAGGATCCTCTCCagaagacatatatatatatatatatatatatatatatataaatatatatatatatatatatatatgtctactacctagacccctgggagctctcagagactgaaccacaaatcaaagaacatacactggCTAGACAGAAGCCCCTGGCACAGATAGAACAGACATTTAActgagtctccatgtgggttcaacaactggagcagaagttttccctaaagctgtagcctgaccctagaatccttttttgtttttaataaaaaaatttaagaagtttATTGGTGGAATAAATGATACTTTCAAGATTTTGACTATATTCCTATTGTTATTcctatatattttttgaaaaattttattagatattttatttacattccaaatgttattccctttcctggtttcccctcttaaAAAGCTCTGTCCCATAACCcatccccatgcttctatgagggtgctcatccacccacccattcccactttcctgtcctggcattcccctacactggggcatcaaaactTCACAGGAACAAAGTCCTCTCTCACATTGATGccagagaaggccatcctctactatatatgtagatggagccatgggttgctccatgtgtactctttagttggtggtttagtccttggagctctggggggtctggttgtttgataatgttgttcctcctatgtggttgcaaatcCCTACAGTTCCgatagtcctttctctaattccttcattggggacccatgcttagtccaatgtttggctctgAGCCTTTCTATAACAGGGCTCtcttgtctggccccagtggtAGATGATGTGGCTAATTCTGCAGAGTCGTGATGTAACAGGGTGGGAAGATAACTAGAGGGTACCCATCCTCTaagaggagatggggtgggggaaagcACAGAGATACTGGGAATTTGGACAGGATTTAAGATATAAATGAAAAAgtgaaaaggaaatatattttgtcCTAAAAATGACTAATTCATTTGCAAGGCAATGGGTAGACTCCATTATAACATTACATTGAAATTTGATATAGGGAAGAGAAGTAATGTACATTTTCTCTCAGATAAAGAAGATATATGCATTATAcctcttcaaaataaaatgcacTGCCAGTTAATTTTGAGTTTTAccatatatgattatattttattgaaattatgttcatcatatttttatttacatattatactGAAGTTATGCCATTGTATGAGTTGTTCAAATTGCAAGAGCTGAGTTCTCAACATTATTCAGTGTGTACACTGTTCTTTGTGGCATATACTCTAAGTACTGTGCAAAAATAGTTTACCTTTATATTTAAGTTTATGaactttattttgttaaattatgCATAGCAATGTAATTATGTATTGCAGGGACACTTTCAGATATATTTAGGGGAACTGGACACTTGGGTCTGATAAACTGAGGGCTCAGATAATCACTTTCTGTGGGAGTGATAGTGGTAAAGGTTAACAAAGTCTCATTCCTACTAAGGACAGAAGACAGAGTTAGAAACCTGAAGCAAACTGCAAGATCAAAGACTACTTTGTCCAAGTACCACTCCAGTGACTTTTACTAAATTACAAAGGAGTATGAAGCAGACGTGAAAAAGCTTCcaaacatttctctctctgctaATGGACTCCATCTGTGAAGATTTCAGCAGACACTAACAGGGGAAGGAATGAGAGCACTGCCAATGGTCAGCTGGCCAGAAGTTCCCACGCTATAGCATGCCAGTTACAGCAGCAAAATGACTTGAAGAAAAATGTAGGTTTCTGCATTACTGTGCAACAACTTAGTTTACAAGAGACCCTCAAGAgcataaagaggaaagaaatgattGACCAGTGTGCTGCTTGTTCTCATTTAATCTGAGTGTAGAATCATGGTCGTGCTAATGACTGTCTAATAATTAGTGAACATGTACCAACAACTTCCTGGACATGAAGTTAGCCCCCCACTTTCGTAATTGTGACAATACATACACATCTAAAAGAGGACAAGGGCTCTGGATACCACACTCTGAAGGAAAAGATGACCACGTTATGAGAAGCAGTGtgtgccaaaaaaagaaaaagaaaaacaatggtcTTGTCAGGAATGGTTGTCAAggttttttaatatataacaaaGAGGCAAATGGGCATTGTCATTTCATGAGGACAATGCAGAACATTTCCCAGGAGATTTCAGCAACTCGGAgggcaggagaaggagggaagaaggaggagagagcatCAACTAGGGAGTCTTCTGAGCATGTGCTTCTCCTGTACCATTTGTCTTAAATCTTCCTCATGCAGGTCAGCAGCAGTCCCCAGACTGCTGGCTActgccacagcagccactgctgccaccactgctgccacagcagccactgccaccactgctgccacagcagccactgctgccaccactgctacAGCACCCAGAGCTGTGGCGATGACGACGGAGAGATCTGCGGGGTCTGTGGTGGCTCAGACAGCAGCCTCCACCCCCAGAACTGCAGCAGCCACCAGAGCTGCAGCAGCCCCCAGAGCTGCAGCAGCCCCCAGAGCTGGAGCCACAGCAGCTCCCAGAACCCAGGCTACAACAGGAAGACACAGGGGGGCACTTGGGAGGGCATTTAGGTGGGCATTTTGGAGGGCACTTTGGGGTCTGGCACTTGGGAGGGCACTTGGCAGGGGCCTGGCACTGCTGCTGGCTCTGCTGGCAGGACATCTCAGCTGTGGGTGTTCAGGAGCTGTGAGAGAATCATAGATATGTCAAATATCAAGCACTGTGGTAACCTGATCAATGCTGGCCCCACAGAAGCATTAGTGATCATCATAGAAACACCATTCATAGTCATTTCATTTGTAATATACTCAGATTGTCACATTCTGTTCATCCTGTCTTTAAATATCAGAAATCTATGCACATGAGATACAGTTATCTAAAATCCAGAAGCAGTAAATAAATATCTGGTGATACTTAGATAGGTTTGCTATTCTTAGTCTTCACAGTGCAAATATATGTTCTATTTCAATGAACAATTGTTGTAAAAAAGATGACAGTCAAACTGAAGAAGATTAATTTAAGATTAGTGTTTGAAAAGACCTTCTAACACATTTATGGAGTAAGCTCAGCACATGACAGAAAAACATATAAACTCTGTTCAGTCCTCCTTGGAACACTAGCCCATGCTGTGAGATGAGAGGTCAGATGTATCTAAATTACCATCTTCTCTGGCTAAGGGTAGAAAGGTCAGTGTCGTGAACAGATCTCAGAAACTGGGCTCCTTTCCCAAGCCAAACCGAGACCCTGTTGACtttccttgctttatttttttagtgcCAGGGAAGGGAAACATTTTCATCAAAATCAAATTACCCATTTTAACCACTCTAGGCGCACAGTTATCTATACTGAATATACCATCCTAAACAGTCCTAAAAATAAAAGGTACATAGTATTCCTCAGAGTCAAAGTACCCAAAGCTTTTCAGAGTCTCATAGTATCAAGGCTGTGGCTAGTTACTGTCACAGACAACACTGTCTCATTCCTCAGATTTCACCATGTTTTCTGTTATATCAATGTGGTCAGAGGGAGAAGGATCCTTCCCAGAGTCTATCATGGTCTAGTCCAGCTCCACTGTGAAGTCTCTGCCCTGTCCTCCAGGAAAAACTTACCAAGATGAAGGGTAGCACAAGATCTGTAGGTATCTCAGTCAGAGAGTGGATGGAAGGGTCCTGTCCATCGGTCCTTTTATTCTGAGCCTGAGCTCTATCCCAGACTATGAGACGGTGGCTGGAAATGGGATGTCATGCCTACTCATACCCAGACGGTTTTGTTACAGATCATGTCAAGATATTCCTCATCAGCATTCCACTTTGTGGGCAGGCAAGCTGCATCTAACTTAGTATATTACTTAGGCATGGAATCAGGAAATAGATGCTTAGATCCTTAAACCTGGCACTCGCACAGAGTACTTCCACTGGGAACACTTAATTCCGTATCATCCTCCAATTCTACTGGTTGTTGCTGTGATATGTGCCACTGGTGGCCCATGCTAAGATGGAAAAACCTTGAATATCTTGAATGTCTGCTTCCCTCCAGGTACTTTCAAGTTGTGAATATGTGGGCACAGTTCATACATCTACACCAATAAACCCCTGCATGATCAATCTCTCTCAACACCAAGAAATGCTGAGTTGTCATTCTGAAAGTCTATTTAGCCACTTTCATTTTCCACTTAAACTATTATCACAGAATATTAAGGACAATATTTATGGGGATATGTTAAAATCATGAATTTTCAAGATATGGATAAACATGCTTCACAACAAAAGAACTTCCTCTCATATGGGTTCCAAGTGCTAAATCTCATGGTTAATATGGtgcttaaaacaaaagaacatccTCTTATATGGGTTCCAACTGACATATGTGCAAAGTGTTAAACGTTCAGTGGTTAATATGGTGCTTAAAGACATtaacagagagatggctcatgaaTGGAGAATGCATACTGCTCTTGAAGAGAATCTGAGATTGATTCCAGAACCTAAGTGGGGCAGCTCAGGACAAATTGTAACTCTAGATACATGGCATGTAACATTGTCTTTCATAACTACAATggtgcaatcacacacacaaacatgcacatacaaacacacatgggtATACATACTGACTACATAAACCACAAGCACACAAGCATGtttaagcacacatatacatgtgcacacatgtgcatgcacatgcagtaACCTACaattgaattataaaataatggcctcaaaaacaataattaaaagcagctgactcagacagatacagatagcCACAACTAAACAGTGGATGGAGATGGGGACTCATGGATGAATAGGAAGAAGGATAGCAGGCCACCTGGACAacaggaactccataggaagactgacagaatcaactaacctggacccttgggcctctcagagactgaaccaccgaCCATACaatatacacaggctggacctaggccttcctgcAAATATGTAGGCCATTTCCAGATTGGTATGCTtgtgggttctgaacaactggaacaggggctatcctgaaacttcttgcctgtatgtgggatgtATTCTTCTAGCTgtgctgcttttaatatcctCAGGGGAGAAGAGGCACCTAGCCTTGCAGGgacttgaagtgtcagggtgGAAAGGATACACagggcctccaccctctcagaagagaaggataGGAGAGAGGAAGTATCGTGTGAGGGCTGAAAGCGAGGGTCAGTGAGCATGATGTAAAGTAAATGAGtgaaaaatatacattataatttttaaaaggagatgtaGATGTTGGGTAAATAATGTGTATGAAAAGGTGCCAAGAAAACCCAAAATTTTATAAACTAATAttccttaataataataaagcagtgGTTATTACCAGAAAGAATGGGTTTCcctatttttgtctgtttctttgaatttgtcttagaaaataatttattttagatttttcatgAAATTACATCTAATCATCCTTTAGCAATATGCTACTAATGTCTTAAATTTTTTACAGAATGGATGAATCTGTAGATGCAACCATATATCTCTCATGGAAACAGAGATGATGTACTGGTAATGTCAGATAGCACATTACTAAAAAGAATGCTAGAAAAGGGGTTCACATAGTATGGAGAGTATTATAATGTTGATAGCCTATAAAATTCACAGGAACAGTCATATACTGTTCTGTATTGTCAGTCTTCTCCTGCATATGAGACAAAACAGATGGTGAGTCATATGTAATCCCAAGAAAAACTACAGCAAACTTATTAGCAAAGATTTGTTCAGGACTCTAAGCCACTTAAGAGAACTACAGACCTTTAGAACGTGACCCTCTTATACCAGTTAATCTGAAATATTTCCCCACCTGCTCTCAAATTTGTTCTTAGGTGAATGATGTGATTTTGCCTCCTTTTTTATGATTTtccctaaaatatttattacaaatttaGGTTCCTTAATACTGTACCTTTattccacctttctttcttttaatctaTGATGATTAATATAATCAAGATGAATTCCTTGAATTTCGGTgggttttatgttttctcttataatcCCTAGTTGAACACATTCATTCTGTAGACACTCAGTGATGTATAAGACTCTGACTACCATCTTCATTGATGTCTATGCTTAGGAACAGATATTCCTAAAGACTTGCATCACCCGAAAGGTACTTAACCTCTGAGACACAGTGAGGTATGTGTGGTCACATGGCCTTGAAGAGTTATTCAGTGTTTCAACTGGGTTGACTTTCTTCTCTTGCTCAGGTTCTTACAACAGCTTTAGTTACTGGGAGAGGTCAGGAGCTGATCCTTATTCACCCAGTGGCAGTTATGCCAGGCTCACCTTGGGATTTCTAGGATGATGCAGCTGACATGGCAGCTAGCCTACTGGGAAAAACAACACTCAGGTCCAAAGGTGACTTGCCTGGGCACAGTCATGAATGAGCAACATGCTTGTTGGACTAAGACCAGAATCTAGCCTTGAGTGTGATCTCTGGAGACTTAAACCTCAAGCCAATGTGAATGTCATGGTTAGTAAACTATGGACAGTCTGAGGGCTTCAGTTATCAGGTGTGTTCTGAGAGGCACAACAAGGAGCATCAAGACTAAGAAACCCAAGGTTGCAGTTGTGGCATAGCTTGTGGTTATCCAACTGTTCTCTAATTACAGTTAGGATCTTCTCAAGGAGAGGGGAAGCATGCCTGGTACTGAAACCTAGACAACTATCCAGAGCCAATGAGGTCTTAAATCTTTGAGGAAAATTTACCACAATCATACTTCAGTAGCATAATCCCCTACTGCACTCTAAATATTTCTCCCTGTACCCCAGAGAAAAGTATAGTTCTCACCCCCATTAAGAAAATACTCTTATAAACAGAGGCCCTGAAAGAAAACCACAATTCAAAAGGCAGATTGAACAGATCAGTCCCAACCAATAGATCTTCTTAACAACTTCAGCAAGTAAATATCAACTGTTATTACAGAAGAGCAAGTGAATAAATTGTAAGGGCCAGAAGTTCAGTGAGTTGCTGTGAGAATGTTTCTCCCAGTAAGACTATAGGCTagacccataaagtctcaccagcatGGCTGTCTACCCATGAGctgaataataacaacaacagtaaacATTACAAAGTAAACAGACGAAAGCCCTTGAGGCTCCAGCCCTCCTGTAAGGACCACAAGCCACTAGGGAATCCTGAGAGCAGAAAAATTCTTCTTCCTTGGGGAAGAGCATATCAATaagttatccagtaccaaatacTTACCtataaaaatgtacatagaaATAACTTTATGCTGACTGAGAAGATTAAATTTAGGAATGCAAAATTACATGGAATATagagggggagtgggtgggtaggggagcaggggggtataggggactttggggatatcatttaaaatgtaaatgatttaaatacctaataaaaattggaaaaagaaagaatttgaaaagtGTCAAAGAGGAATtgatatgtagtagaggatacagcaataaaaggaaatggaaagacaaTATAGATGTATTgtcatctcaaaattttaaataaaactgctccattacataaatattaaaaattaccaGAAAAAATATGTAAGGACACACAGTAAAATACAACTGGAAACACTTTCTATGATGAACTCAGACACCAACATTCTGTATCTAAAAGTAACACATAAAGCACATATTTACTAGTGGATATTATTGCTCCAAGGAAGAGATTCGTTACCCTCATACTATCTATGTCACTGTTCCACCAATGAGCCAACGATGCCTTACCTATCACGATTGTAGCTCTCTGGGTTCACAACTGCTTACTGTTTTTGAAGAGTTTTTATCCTACCCAACAGAAACTAGCATAGCATGGTTTTAGACTATTAAAGGTATCCAGCAGGTTGTTAATGCCCTCATCAGTACCAATGTGCTTTCTTATGCactgtaataaaaatgaagggtGCTTTCATCAAAAGAGTCTTAAATATCAACCTCTGGTGCACAGTGCAATACAATCACTGTAGTTTATAAACATTTTGTTATCTCCGGAACTGATTGGACCAACAATAAGAATATCTTAGTTTAGTTGTGGacctatactatactatattaaaatgtatttcagagATTCATTGAACACTGAtggtagatatatacatatatttccacATGGCACATCGCTTTTATCAGAATTTTCTCTACCCTCCCCTCATgatcctctccttctaccactgTACTTTTGAATTTAAAAGAAGATGTAACAGGGGACCTTGAAGAACTAAGTAGGATGAGTAAAAGGTGAATTTCATCAAATTCCAGGAAACTCGTGGGGTGAAAAATAATCAAGTAATAACAATTATATTAA of Mus pahari chromosome 4, PAHARI_EIJ_v1.1, whole genome shotgun sequence contains these proteins:
- the LOC110319759 gene encoding late cornified envelope protein 1F-like; this encodes MSCQQSQQQCQAPAKCPPKCQTPKCPPKCPPKCPPKCPPVSSCCSLGSGSCCGSSSGGCCSSGGCCSSGGCCSSGGGGCCLSHHRPRRSLRRHRHSSGCCSSGGSSGCCGSSGGSGCCGSSGGSSGCCGSSQQSGDCC